TTCTCTGTAGAATAAAACATCCTCTGTGGGGaaagcacacaacacacacatgatAATATGCACAAGCCCACAGGACCCATGAGAATACACACGGAGGAACAAACATGAGCAGCTGCAGGATGTAAGCAGCAGTGAATGAAAATCACCAGAATTCCTAATTCATCCTGAGGGGCTAGTGGGCCAAGGGCATGGGGCACTAGATGGACAGGACACCTTCAGGTCAAGCAAGATCCAGGATTACTGTATCATATCAGAGGTCGGTGAACAGAGAAAAGGCCTGACGCCCTAATCTTGTTTCTCTCTGGGAGGGAGGCTGGAGTTCTACCATCCCCTTTCAGGAAGCAGAGGTGCTCACTGCCTTGGTTGAGGTGGGTCAGGCTGAAGGTACTGGTGGTGTCTGCATGTCCAAGAGAAAGGGGAAGCCTACAAGCACAGGAAGGAGAACTGGCTGGAGGCAGGGGCCAGCACTAGAAGCAGGATTCCTTGTTAGGGGACAGGGGGTGTCTGGGTCTGTGAGAAGCCCTGGATCCCTGTTTGCCAGCTGGCCCTGGGGGAGTCCAGGCTGGTCCTTCCCCTTTGTTCCTGCAGCTGCAACTCTGCTCCCATTCCTCAAATTCCCCTTGGATGTCCTCGAATTCCTTAGTGGTCTAAGGGCTCTGAGGTTTCATCAGAGGCTCTCAGAGACCTCAGGTCCACCCAGCAGGCTCCACACAGCCTTGCCTTCCACCGATGAGCCACAACCTCTCCTGGGACACAGGAGGCCTGATCGAGTCCCCTGTTTGGGACATCATGTATTCACCTAGGACATGATAAGAGTGTGTGTCCAAAGACAGCAGACTTCTGCTGATCAGCAGGCAAAGTTACTCAAGACACAGAGCCTGAGGAATTCTCCCAGGTTAgatgaaattgaaaaagataATTGACGAGACAAAGGATAACTAAATGCATCATGTGACCCTGGGTTGCATCCTATATAGCATACAAGGGGGACAATTGGAAAACTCTGATGGTCTGTAGTTTGGATAATACCGTTGTAtcagttggacttccctggtggctcagcagtaaagaatcctcctgccaatacagaagacgcaggagaggcgggtttggtccctgggttgggaagatcccctggagcaggaaatggcaatcgacTCCAAAAGCAAAGTCAACTGAAGTCCTTTGCTCATctctaaaatgttttcttgttgttgagttgtaagtgtTCCTTATGTATGCTATTTACTAGActctgtggcaagaatacacagaagaactgtacaaaaaagatcttcacaacccagatgatcacaatggtgaTCACATCTccaggcagacatcctggaatgtgaagtcagttgggccttaggaagcatcactatgaacaaagctagtggaggtgatggaattccagttgagctatttcaaatactgaaagatgatgctgtgaaagtgctgcactcaatatgccagaaaatttggaaaactcagcagtggccacaggtctggaaaaggtcagttttcattccaatcccaaagaaaggcaatgccaaagaatgctcaaactactgcataattgcactcatctcacacgctagtgaagtaatgctcaaaattctccaagccaggcttcagcaatatgtgaaccgtgaacttccagatgttcaagctggttttaggaaaggcagaggaaccagagatcaaattgccaacatctgctggatcatggaaaaagcaagagagttccagaaaaacatctatttctgctttattgactatgccaaagcctttgactgtatggatcacaataaactgtggaaaattcttaaagagatgggaataccagaccaccttacccgcctcttgagaaatctgtatgcaggtcaggaagcaagagttagtactggacatggaacaacagactgattccaaacaggaaaaggagtatgtcaagactgtatattgtcaccctgcttatttaacttctatgcagagtacatcatgagaaacgctgggctggaagaagcacaagctggaatcaagatcgccaggagaaatatcaatagcctcagatatgcagatgacaccacccttatggcagaaagtgaagaggaactaaaaagcctcttgataaaggtgaaagtggagagtgaaaaagtgggcttaaagctcaacattcagaaaactaagatcatgccatctggtcccattactttatggcaaatagatggggaaacagtggaaacagtgtcagactttattttggggggctccaaaatcactgcagatggtgattgcagccatgaaattaaaagacgcttactccttggaaggaaagttatgaccaacctagatagcatattcaaaagcagagacattactttgccaacaaaggtctgtctagtcaagggtatggtttttccactggtcatgtatggatgtgagagttggactataaagaaagctgagcgcagaagaattgatgcttttgaactgtggtgttggagaagactcttgagagtcccttggactgtaggagatccaaccagtccatcctgaaggagctcagtcctgggtgttcattgtgaggactgatgttgaagctgaaactccaatactttggccacctgatgcaaagagctgactcattggaaaagcccctgatgctgggaaagattgaaggcaggaggagaaggggatgacagaggatgagatggttggatggcatcaccaactcaatggacatgcgtttgggtagactccaggagttggtgatggacagggaggcctggtgtggtgcggttcatggggtcacaaagagtcagacacaactgagcaactgaactgaactgaactgagactcttTTCAGATATaagatttgtgaatattttctcccaccctGCTGGTTGTCTTTTTGCATGTCCCGTTTAAgttgtatttattaataatagaaTGGGTGTCTGTACACCCCACAACTTCAAAAGCTACAACAGTGCTAGTAATTTAAATCTACCTGAATCCCATCCCCCTGCCTCCCAAGATCAAAAGTGACatgaattttctgaattttgtgtttgttttctgtttattacaGAAATAATTCTACTAATAGATGTTCACGTCTAAACCATACATCATTTTGTTTGAGTTGTTTCTGAACTTTATAGATCCtgagtggttgcaccaatttataaCCCCCCATGTgaggttatttaaatttttttttaatttaaaaaaaattaattaatttttatttttggctctgctgggtctttgttgctacatgtggactttctctagttgtattgagcaggggctactctttactGAGgggcccaggcttctcattgccatggcttctcttgttgcagagcacaggctctaggcgctccagctcagtaattgtggtgcgtgggcttagttgccctgcagcatatgtgatctttcctggaccagggatcaaacccatgcccctggcattggcaggaagattcttaaccagagaaagccctatatgtgaggttattgattcccatcttctccaacacttgcTTTGGCCAATTTATTTTTGACAACTGAATGGGTCTGAAATTGTATCTCACCGTCTTGCTTTGTGTTTCCTTGATTGATACTGGGATTTGAGTATGTCTTCATATGTTCATTGGCTGTAAGgatcgcaacccactccaatattcttgcctggaaaatcccatggacagatgagcgtctcaggctacagtccatggggtcgcaaagagttaggcacGACTTAACAACTAGCAACAGCAACATCTCTTCTGTAAATGCCCATTGtggtttttgcttctgttttgtttttaggtcAGTTGTCCTTTTCTGACTGAGCTCTAGATGTACTAGGAAAAACTGGATGTATCTTTAGGGATAAAGAGGTAAGGCATTTACCCTTCTGTTTACTGCCGAAACccccaggggtgtgtgtgtgtgtgtgtgtgtgtgtgtgtgtgtgtgtgtgtgtgtgtgtgtgctcacacgccggggtggggtggggtggggcgtggTCCGGGTCTATCCTTTTCCCCTGCAAATCTCATCCACAGAGGGTGCTGTCACTCTGTTTTtgctgggacagcaaggagaaccgGCATTCATCTTGGGTTTAATTTGCGCTTTACTCAGATcaagggcggagaaggcaatggcagcccactccagtactcttgcctggaaaatcccatgggtggaggagcctggtgggctgcagtccatggggtcgctaagagtcggacatgactgagcgacttccctttcacttttcactttcatgcattggagaaggaaatggcagcccactccagtactcttgcctggagaatcccagggacgggggagcctggtgggctgccgtctctggggttgcagagagtcagacacgactgaagtgacttagcagtagcagtagtagaTCAAGGGAGCCTGAACATCTTTTTGTCTGTCACCTCTGTCCTGTGTGGACCACTGCGCACCTTTTCATCCCTCTCTCCCCTCAGGATCTGATTCTTTCTCGTCACATTTCCTGTTTCACATTTCTGCGTGACAACCCTTCACAGCTCGTTCTTCTGTTCCTTGCCCCCcgtttctcctctcctctcctgttcTTCCCTCTAGGTCACTCCATCTTCAGAGATGGCATCCACCAAGCTCCTAGTCtgctctccctcttctctctgttCTCTCCAACGcctcctcttcttctgcctcccACACCGTCCCTTCTGTTTCCTGTTTGTTCCTTCCCATGCCATTTCAGCTGTTCTTACTGTTTTCCCTTCTCATCTTTTCAGTCCCTCTTTCTGGCATCTTTAAcatctgcctcttttttttttttactttattgatgtataattgatttacaaagttgtgttaatttctgttgtatagtAAGGTAATTCagatatgtatattcttttccatattcttttccatcattatagtttatatttagttctatataaatatagttccctgtgctatacagtaagaccttacTGTTGATCCATCCTCTACATACTAGTTTACATCtaccaatcccaaactcccaatgtgtccctcccctgcccccttgagtctatttgtttcataaatataagttcgtgtcatagtttagatttcatatataaatgactcagacagtaaagaatctgcctgcaatgcaagagccccaagcagatccctgggtcaggaagatccctagagaaaggaatggctacccactccagtattcttgcctggagaattctaaggacaggggagcctggtgggctatagtccatgggcttgcaaagagtcagacatgactgagtgaccaacactttcacttttgtactTTAGGTCTATCTAGATAACctctaggtctattcatgttgccacaaatggcattatctcattcttttttatgggtgatattccattgtgtgtatatgcatcttttctatccatttatctgtggaaggacacttaggttgcttccatgtcttggctgttgtaaacagtgctgctataaacagggtgcatggatctttttgaattagttttgccTGGATATATGCCCGGGATtggggttgctggatcacatgaatctcttttctctgccttcctctccctctgtccTTGTCTCTCAGTGGACACAGAACAGGAACCTTTCTCCTCTTTGCCATCTCTCCCtactcccaccctctcctctttgCTGAGAAGCACAGAAGGCAAGATTGGTGTCCCtaccctttctcttctccaaccCCGTCTCTGGTGTTTCCAGAAGGCACCCCTTTCCGGTCTTGTGTGGAACCTTGAGGCTGTGGATTCTGGAGCACTGGGGTGGGGGTACCCTTCTGCACAGCTCATAAGGAGATGCTGAATTCTCCCAGGTGGACCCTTGAGAAGGAGCCTGAAGTAcgttctcccacccccaccactatTTCACTGTCTTCAGGGGGGTCCTGGGGACCTTGGAGATGGCCTTGAGAGGGAACTGCAGGACAGGCGTGAGTCTCCCCTCTGCCCATCTGCTTGgacctgtgtggccttgggcaaaggACTCCGCCTGTCTGAGCTCAGTACCTGCTCATCTGTACTCAGGGTCTGTGAGTAGCTAATGCAGGGCTGCCCTGCTGTGGGAGGAGATGGCTTGGCTCAGGCGCTGGCTGGGAGATGGGGACTCACTCAAGGGGGTCTCTATGCACTGCCTGCTCTCTGGGTCTCCACGGGGTGAGCATGTATCTTGGGGTGGCACTGAGGGTCCCGTTGGTGGGGTACCCAAGTCCTGGCTGCCTTGGGGCCTCTGGGGATGGATGAGGAGCTGTAAGGGGGACACAAGCTCTCAGGCAGAGAATCTGGCTCCGGTCAAGGTTTATTGGACCCCTTTCCGCCCGGCGCTCTTCACAGTTGCCAGCTGCAGCCTGCAGGTGGCGCTAGCGGGCTGGCGTGTCGTTGTAGCTGCCCGCCGCCCCTCTTCCCCCAGCTCTGTTGGTTGCTCAGAGAAGGTGGGAGGGTGGGTTGAAGGAAGGGGCTGGAGACCGATCATCAGCGCCACCTGGGGCCCTCCCTTGTCTCCACAAAGTCTGCCCGAGATCCCGCAGTCCAGCCGCCCCACATATCAGAGCTGCCCCCGACGCTGGGGCAGCCCCCCTCGCGGCCAGTCCTCTGGCCGGCTACGTGGCTGGTGTATGCCAGTTAACCATGCGACCGGCTGCCCGGCTCCGAGGGCCGTCAGTGGGGGCTGCTCCGGGCCGCTGTGCCGCCCCATTCTTCATCTGAGGACACTCCTCGGCTGCCTCCCCATCGCTGGAGTCTAACTCCTCCACGTCACTGCGAACATCCTTCTCCAtctggggaagaggaggaggcaggggactGGCTTGGCtggggccccagagaggcatGCCGCTAGCCAACACTACCCCGGCCCTATCtggtctttctttcctttataaatttatttgttaattaattaacttttttttttttttggccccgagCACCGCACAGGGGATCTTGGTTCccccgaccagagattgaacctgcgccccctgcattggcagcatggagtcttaaccaccagactccCTACCTGGCCTTTCTTTATGAAGCTGTAGATCATGCAAAGGATGAGCCAAGACCAGAACACATGCAGCAGCTGTAGAATCACCAGAAGTATGTTCAAGAAGTAGTAGCCGAAGAAGGGGCTGAAGTTGCCAATGGACTCGAAGAAAGTGGTATAGAGGATCCTATGGTGGGTGGGcgggagggagaggcagggctTTACTGGCTGCTGTAGCCCCCAGTCCTGGGAATCTCTAACTTGCATGACCTTCCCTGCTCTAGAACCTTCTATGGCTCCCCATTACTCTCCTCCCACCAAAGAGTAATGCCTGTGCTCTTCAGTTGGGCAGTTTAGTAATCCCCTCACCTGATTATATTAAATTCATAGAATGCACAAGCTGGCCAACTGGCAGCCATAACCCTGAACCCCTAGGGGGAGCTTAGTGTCCCAGTAGCTCTCCTGGGTGGTCCTTTCACACCTTCTCAGGTCCCCGTCATTTTCCACCCAGATCAGCTGTAGGGTCATCAGTGACCTGCCTTGATCAGAGAGCAGGCACCTGGCTGGCCCGCCCACCTCCTCTTTCCCCTTGAACCTTCAGGGACCCACACTCCCAGGTCCCCACTTCATGGCTGctccctctccatctcctctGCAGGCTCCCCTGACCCACACCCCCAGAACTGGGCCTCTCTGTCAACACCTGGTCTCCGGTGACCCCATCCAGTCTCGTGGATGAAAACACTGAACATTTGCCCCTCTCCCCAGGACCGCAGGCTAGTGTCCACCGCTTCCTCCACTTTTCGGTGGCTGTGGTGGTGACTGGGGGTGTTGCCAGCCCCTTAAACCCAGAACGGTCACAGCGAAGCTCCTGTTCCTCAAGCAGCAACTCTGACCCCATTCCCATCTCATAACCCTTGAGTCATCTCCTTGAGCCCACACACTTCTCTCACCTGCCCTGGTCCTGCCCCATCATTGGCTACCTGGGCCAGTGCTGTCATCTGGGCCCTGGCCCCCAGCTTCAGCCCCAGCCTCCTACCAGCTATTCCCCCAGCAGCCACCAGAGAGAGCCTGTGAGCACCCACATCGGGTCCCTCCAGTCCTCTTCTCAGGGCTCCCAAGTGACTTGGGATAAGGGCCCGCTTCTCCCCAAAGCCCTGCATACTCTGTCCCATcgttctccactttcacttcctccctctctccctctgcttcccCCACAGGGATCTTCTACTCTGTTCTTCCAACATGCTGGACACTATCCTGCCTCTACAATGCTGTCAGTGAGGCCTTCTCCAACCACCTTAATTCCAACTCTCCACACAGTTCCTGTGCCCTTCCtgacttttcttctctttagcACAATCACGGCTGCACATATTCTGAAACCCACTTGTTTGCCTATTATACTTCTCCATCCACCAGTGTCAGCTCCACAGGACCTTCCCGCTGTTCCCTCTGCTGGCGTGAAAGAGGAGGGAGGCGGCAGGCTCAGCAAAGTCCCAAAGACTTGACCAAACAGGGACCCAACCAGGTCTCCCAGTCCGTGTTCCAGGCACCCGGGGCCGATGATGGCTAAGCCCAGTGCTCTGTTTGCctacctctgggcctttgcacaggctgtgccCTGTGTTGGAAACCCCTTTCCCAGCCAACGGCCCCAGTTCCCTGGATTGGGGAACCCAAGAACCGATGGCGAGGCAGACCCGTATCTCAGCCACCTCTCCCCCCGAACCCCCACGCCCCACAGCGGAAGGGCTGACTCACCGGGTGGGGAAGAGCACAAGGCGAGTGTAGAAGAAAACCAGCGAGAAGATGATGAACAGAGTGTCGCACATGCGCCGCCAGTGCATGTAGTTGAACAATTTACTGGCCTGGGGAGGGCAGCAGAGAGAAATAGACGTGGGAGGGGCAGGGCCAAGAAATGGCAGGGCCTCCTTCCAGGGAAAAAGGGCCACGGGGCTGGGCCAGGTGAGTTGGGGCAGGGTCTTATCTCTAGGAACTGCCTAGACAGGTAAAGTGTGATCTGCAGGGGTGACAGGGGTGGGGGCCTCACCTCTCTGAAGACTGACAGGGAGTGGTGCCTCAGCTCCCTGAAGATAGACATAGGGTGGGGCCTCAGCTCCCTGCAGATAGGGGGTGACAGGGGGTGGGGCCTCAACCCCAGGGGCACCAGGGacggtggggcggggcggggcggggggtggggtggaagccGGAAGGAGTCAGGCTGGGCCCCGCCCACCTCTAGCAGGTAATCGGCGGAGTCgtgcagcagcagcaccagagaGCCGATGCGCAGCAGGTTCAAGCTGTAGGAGAAGCTGATCAGGATGATGGTCACGAAGTGATGAATCACCTGCTCCTTGAAGTCCTGTGTGAGAGGGAGGGTTACAGCTGGGATGACGCTGGGTGGCTGGAGCAGGCCCTCCCAGGGAGGTTGCTTGGAGGATGGATACCCTGCCACCTCCCTGAGGTGCCAAGGTTCTTGGGGTGTGGGATAaggccacccctccccacctggaACTGGGTCATAATCATCCCAGGGCATCACTTCCTCAGCCAGAGTCTTGGCCTGGCCTCACCTTGCGCTTGGTGTCAAAGGGCAGTGTCATCAGCAGAGAGATGTAGAAACTCAGCTCCAAGAGGTACCAGTGGTACAGGCCTGGCTTCAGGGGCTGTGGCAGGGGTGCAAGGTTAGCTGTGGGGAGTGGAGGCGCCCACAGGGCATGGGGTATGGGGCAAGGCCCTCCCCATTTGCTCAAACCCACCACACATGAATCCCAATGAGTGAGGAAGGCATGAGCTCCTTGTCCGTAAAGGTAACCAAGAGTGGTGGTTTTGTGGTTTCCTGCTCTGAGTGTCCTGACTCCTGGCCCCTCTCCATTCCACAAGGGAGCCAAAAAATAGAGTGGGACTCAGGGGAATGATGGTAGGATGTCCCGCTTTGGCTCTCCTGCCTGTGACCATAGGAACTCTGACCATGCTGATCTTCCCAC
The DNA window shown above is from Bos indicus x Bos taurus breed Angus x Brahman F1 hybrid chromosome 7, Bos_hybrid_MaternalHap_v2.0, whole genome shotgun sequence and carries:
- the CERS4 gene encoding ceramide synthase 4, encoding MWSSLNDWLWNERLWLPANISWAQLEDHDGLVFPHPQDTLMAVPLALALVVVRFTFERFVALPLSRWLGVRNQIRRPADPNATLEKHYLMKGREPTESQMNLLASQCGLTLRQTQCWFRRRRNQDRPCLTKKFCESSWKFVFYLCCFVCGTMVLYHESWLWTPVKCWENYPHQPLKPGLYHWYLLELSFYISLLMTLPFDTKRKDFKEQVIHHFVTIILISFSYSLNLLRIGSLVLLLHDSADYLLEASKLFNYMHWRRMCDTLFIIFSLVFFYTRLVLFPTRILYTTFFESIGNFSPFFGYYFLNILLVILQLLHVFWSWLILCMIYSFIKKGQMEKDVRSDVEELDSSDGEAAEECPQMKNGAAQRPGAAPTDGPRSRAAGRMVNWHTPAT